The following DNA comes from Erigeron canadensis isolate Cc75 chromosome 3, C_canadensis_v1, whole genome shotgun sequence.
attttcgtatgtttcttctttgggcggataattttggagtattttgaccgatggagtgactatttagctagcaaatttccaaattgatttcggtatatctatttaatatatttgaattccaatttttagcattaattattatattttgagactacctgtccattggacgggtctgAACACTAGTTTAAATATAGAGTAGATTTGCCGTTGAAATAATAAACAAGTTAATCACGTTGATATAACATGCTAAATTTTAGTTAATGAAAACCTCCTCAATGCGTTTTATATCTGTTTTTGTACTTCTTTATTGACTTTTTACAGTTTGATTTCATGGAATTATTGATTATaaacatgtatatgtatgtaaaagtttttagaaaaaaaaaaaaaaaaaaaactattttaagtATCATAAGATGTCAACATTTTTATGATGTACaccattttgttaaaaaattgtaCTCGTGGTAGTAGATAATGTATGAACAATCAACAATGGCTACTTCTATGACCTCTCAAAATGCATCTTTGATCAGGTGGTAATTGTCAGCTCATTTACCATATTATATAACGAGTAATTCAGTAGTAAATGTCATAGAATATCATTAATGTCAACTACATATAAAACCAATAATCCTGAGTTTTAGTAAATAAACAAATTGTAAGGCATCAATCAAATACTACTATCTCCGAACTGATATTTGGAAACAAGCCAACCCCAACAATCtttagatgaaataattaaccACATagacgatttgtgataattacCATTCTAATCtagtagaaaataaaaaacctttctatttttataaaaattagaaattagaaatgaaaaactaagAGACATTTTTCACAACCAAATGTAACTTTAGCTATTCTTCATGGATGCTTCTTCGTCGGATATAAATCAGGCTTTTCTTGTCTTTCTATTTTGTTATCTTGCATGATTTTCAAGAACCAAGAGGATCTTACATTTCGTCAAATATTCTGACAATTCTTGATTGATTATGGGTCACTTTTTACTTCCATGCTGATCTTAAGCACCAATACCATAAACTTGTTcagtgtataaatatatattcacaaCTCGTAAACACCACATATCACTTCCGGACACAAGATTTCTTCCCTGTGCCATTTGACAAGGACCCGTGCTCCAATCGCTTCATTGTCTGACACCGACCCCCTTATCTGGGTTCCTTATTCTGGTATAGTCAACCAACTTGTCTTGGATCACTCCCTCCGACTCTTTTTTTTCCCAATCGTGAGACCCATCGATCTGCCAACACATCCTTGGCATGGTCCACTCACCCTCCCATATATCTAATTCGGCCCTCACCGCATACGAACTCCACTTCCCTCATTGCAGCCTTTCCTTGGCTAGCCTACGTCTGTATGTCACATGAGCCAGCTGCCTTGGCTGCTTCAGCCCATGGTGCTGCCGGTGGCCTTAGATAATTTTTGGTTATGCGATAGCCACAATTTCCGCCAGCAACGTTATTTGGAAAGTCGGTTTAGAAGGCCCATATTCCACCTTTTCATCATGCTTGGTTTACACGGACCACCATAAACATCATGGCCCGTGTTGGTTGACTGGAATCATTTACTACAATAACAGGCATTTTTCTGAACACTAGAAAACTATTTAAAGTCTATGATGCAAATGGATTAGCTCAAGAAATCGAACAAAACACCAACATAATAAAGATCCGAGccattaatataaaaaacaatgacATCGTTTTATTAAGGTCAAAACACAAGCTATATTTCCTTGATAGTGAAGAAGGGTAGAACAAAGCAGAATCTTTGATGAAATTAACCTTGACACAAGAGGTCTCCCATTTGAGTGACAGTTGGAGGTGAGTTCATATAGTCTTATACAGGCATGTCGAAGAGGGGCATCATTTAGGATTCTCAGGGACGATTTTAGCAGAGTCGGAATTGTACCAAAATTGCACAAAGACTTCACttagattatatatacattgatTAGGTATAGTTCCTttcatttcatataaaaaagtttaaaaacataaaGAATGATCCAAAGCACTTAATATTGTAGAAAACGTATGTTTCCCTCatgtatcataaataaaataaacaagtaTAGTATTTGAAGCAGATTTGTTTACTAAATCGACTCGAAGAGGTCTGAAGATGATACAGCTTTTTTAGGTAATTGATGCTCCATGTAAAGCCGGGAAGCCTTTAATTATCTTATAAAGAAGCTCACCAGAACTGCCCAATATCCAGTCAACTGCACGAATTGAAATAGATGTTAGCTTAACTATGTTACACCAGCTGAATGACTAAATAACTAAACCACTTGATCTCACCTGAGCCAAAATGTTGTTTCCAGTTTGGCCTTCGATGACTAATCCCGCTGTAAGGCCAAGCATAGCCCATGCACCATTAATAGCTTCTATTTGACGCCTTCTctgtaatttaaaaaaaaaaaaaaaggaaaagagagCAATTTGTTCACTACATGATCCTGGCAGAGATACTATCTTAAAATCACTCAAAAAAGGCATAGATACATATACAACTCCATGGAATTTACTTTAAAAGATTGCTTTTTCTTGATAGCTTCCATTTGTTTAGCAGCTAAACGTTTTGCTTCAACTGGATCAACCATTATCACCTCTTTCTTTGACCTTCCACTAGCTATAGTAACCTGCAAAATCCCAGAAAAGGCCTTATAGTTGAATCATTTGGAAATAAAAGCTCGAATAAGAGACTAGATATTAGATACTGCAACTATTCATGCATTTCCACATTTCAATCCTAGCAGTTTCCAGAAACAGAAATGATATGGATTTGCTTCTTTAAAAATAATGTCATTATCAATGTCTCATTAGAATCTTTTGAATCCATAGCCGTGTAGAAGTTGCACATGATTCTGTTGACTTTAAAAAgtcaaagtatttttttttttattgaataagCATTAGAACAGAACCTACCTTAATCTTCAAATTCTCAGCATATCAACATCTAAGCTTCATTCATATATGTATTACAATTTTTAGATCATGTAAGAACCTAACATGTATTCTAAATAACATGAACGTAATTATCTTTTATCGTATATCCTTTATGGTACATACAATCATCAATAACATACCTAAAACAGCATATTCAAAGCAGATATATTGACATTATACATGTAGGAGCCTTGGTTATGCATACATTAGGATTAGTAGCTACACGTAATGCTTCACCCTTTGTTCTATGAATGCGCTGACCCAGATCAAACTCTCTTCTCAAACCCCATCTGAAAACAACCaaatagggaaaaaaaaaaaaaaaaccaatgaGAAGTCCTAgaacataatgtacttttaaACCTCAAAGGCCATACACATATAAATAGTTTGTATCAATTAAATTTGAGCTATACTTTTGCATCTCTGAATCCTACACATTTCTGACTTGTAAGCATATTTGTAATGCTTTAACTCAATTTTCCTtctcattttatttttggttgaaAGGCAAATTatgtagtttatatataatataagctAGCCAGTTGCgttggatcaagtggttggagcccttgcctctggagacacaGGTCAAGGGTTTAATCCTCATGCCCaacaaggctggaggtccttttcaaCCTTTAGTAGATACtacagcctctctacctttggtaggggtaagactgtctacatctcaaccttccCCATACACCGTGGAAGACGGTATTGGGCCCAAAACCCGTGGATTCCATATATGATATAAGCTGGCAATTACAACGGTGATAACAGTAATTGCAATTCTGACTATATCGGCCCCAAGTTAAACCATATTTCGGACCATACCAAACCTAAGTTACACAATTATCTTTCTGATAATTCAGAAATCGATAAACTTTAAGTTTTTCAGCCTATCGAATAGAATATGACTGAAATGGAACTCTTTCATTTCATTTGTACCGAACTTTTTgatgttataaattaatatactcATCGGGGTAATCCCATTACccaaaaaaacattaaaaccccaaaaatttcttataaaatgaaaatttcaaaatctttaCAACCGTAACTATAGTATTACCCCAATTTTCATAAAAAGGATTGTAGTGGTAGCCTGGTAGGAGAGACACAACATAATAGGGAGGCTAGCGTTACCCGATTAACACATCTCATATTCACTCTAAGACTTAGGGGACTGATAATGGTTCGGTTATCCATTAAAATGCGATATAATACTATCAAATGGGAAATAACTACCTGCGTAAATAATCACATTTCAAGAAACCCATTTCTGTCTCTAACTATAATTTTTGGAAATCTAACCACACAAATTCAAGAATTCATAAATTGACTAATAAAGCaacaaactttgaacaaatggGAAACTGGGTATTGTTGAAATTTACCTTATTGGTAATGCAGAGTGTTGATTATTAgagaaagatgaagaagatgatgtgtGCTGTAGTAAAATACCACCATTTGTAGTCcacagtgatgatgatgatgatgatgtagaaCAAGAAACCATGTTATCTGTTTTTGTGTTTAACTTACAAAAGTTGGTTTGGAGTGGTTGATGAGTTGTAAATTGCTCTATCTTTTCTAGCATCCAAAAAAATATGAGCCAAAGATAAAGTTGTTGTGGACCGGATGTTGCAAGgaatatttgtattttgatCCCTTTCACATTTTAGAGTTATCCATTTTGATTCCTTAGAGACGTTGAAAGAGCAAAATCTAGAATTACAAATACgagtaaatatttatatatgcaaGTTTATATGGACCAATTAAAACTAATagaagtattttatttttttccttaattttatcatttgttttATTGCTCCACATTAATATGTaaactatgtatatttatactCGATATTGTTAAActatataatctaataaaataaaagttttttaaaattaaataatgacatcaacaaaagttatattaatttaCAACACTGGACACAAGACttcgatattatcaatattatattttcataaatttaaactataaaagcttataattttaaagatgtAGGGTTTCAAGTGTTATCCTTTACaaattgtagtacaataatcataagtTTGTCACTATCATTATTAACTAAGagaaattgataaaattattttttgtagtCATTTCACAATGCAAATGCTAttcatgaaaaaacaaaaaaaattgtaattaaatgagattttttcaacaaatattaatataaatactaaaataataatacatttggATAATgactattataatttttaatttataattaaataatgacAAGAGCggaagtcaatttgataaaattgagcatttgattggttaataagtcattaatttttgaaataactttttgtaacaatatttcatatgttggaattttttaattaattaaatgataaaaaagttttaaaaaatcctctcaagttgatagctaaaataaatataagctAAATATTCATGACTAAAacgtataaattattgatgcaaaccaaaaagtgtaaattaataagactttttatacaaattaatataaatgctaCTATAATacatatttggataatgattattagcatttttaatttatagttaatctataTGAttacataagcgagagtcaatttgataaaattgagcgatttaattggttaataagtaattagttcaactatgttatagtatatactagattttagacccgtgtctaacactggacacaagatttacgacattattaatattagatgttaatacatgtaactcgtaaaaacttataagttcaaatttgaagatataaatatatactaaataTTCAATTAAAATGTCAATAGTTTTAagctaataaaaagaaaattaatgtaataaaaaaacgaagattgagattgagatgagATTAAGATTATAATTTGTCACTTAGAATATTCCGATGATTATTTAAGCTTTTAATACTCAAACCTTTTAATGTCAAGATACTTTGctggtatttatattattaaatgttAGATATATCTCCTCTAATTTTCATCGACTTTGTTTCAACATCTATGTTCAACTCAAACATACGTCAACAACCATAAAGCTAATtgattaatatttgtt
Coding sequences within:
- the LOC122592773 gene encoding uncharacterized protein LOC122592773, whose product is MVSCSTSSSSSSLWTTNGGILLQHTSSSSSFSNNQHSALPIRWGLRREFDLGQRIHRTKGEALRVATNPNVTIASGRSKKEVIMVDPVEAKRLAAKQMEAIKKKQSFKRRRQIEAINGAWAMLGLTAGLVIEGQTGNNILAQLTGYWAVLVSFFIR